In Deltaproteobacteria bacterium, the genomic stretch CCGCGGCCTTTGATGAAGTCTTGAACGACACCAAGGACCGGGTCAGGAGGCTTCTCAAGCTGCCCGACACCTATCAAGTTCTCTTTCTCCAGGGTGGCGCCAGCGCCCAGTTCTACCAGGTTCCGATGAATTTTTTGGGTCCAAACGATACGGCCGATTATGTAAACACCGGCACCTGGTCAACCAAGGCCATCAAGGAGGCCGAGATTTTAAACCGCTCTATCAATGTGGTCGCCTCCTCTGAAGATAGAAATTTTTGCTATATTCCCCAGGACATCAAGCTTTCTCCGGGCGCGGTTTACGTGCACCTGACTTCGAACAACACCATCAAGGGAACCCAGTGGGCGGCTTTCCCGGATACCGGGGGCGTACCTCTGATCTCTGACATGTCTTCGGACATCATGTCCCGGCCCCTGGACGTAACCCCTTTCGGCCTGATTTATGCCGGCGCTCAGAAGAACCTCGGGCCATCCGGGGTGACCCTGGTTATCATCCGGCAAGACATGCTCGAACGCGTGCCTGAAAACCTGCCCAGCATGGTCAGCTACAGGACGCATGCTGACAAGAATTCAACCTTTAACACCCCGCCCTGCTTTGCCATTTACGTCATCCAGTTAACCCTGAAGTGGCTGGAAGAAACCATGGAAGACGGACTGCAAGGCATGGGGCGTCTGAACGAGCAGAAAGCGGCCCTGATTTATGACCTCATGGATGATGGCGATTTTTACCGGCCCACGGCTGACAGA encodes the following:
- the serC gene encoding 3-phosphoserine/phosphohydroxythreonine transaminase; the protein is MENRIYNFNPGPAALPLPVLEQIQDEMLNFKGSGMSILEISHRSAAFDEVLNDTKDRVRRLLKLPDTYQVLFLQGGASAQFYQVPMNFLGPNDTADYVNTGTWSTKAIKEAEILNRSINVVASSEDRNFCYIPQDIKLSPGAVYVHLTSNNTIKGTQWAAFPDTGGVPLISDMSSDIMSRPLDVTPFGLIYAGAQKNLGPSGVTLVIIRQDMLERVPENLPSMVSYRTHADKNSTFNTPPCFAIYVIQLTLKWLEETMEDGLQGMGRLNEQKAALIYDLMDDGDFYRPTADRDSRSRMNVTFRLPAQDLEKKFIAQALENGLGGLKGHRSVGGCRASIYNAVSLEAVQDLTAFMKDFSRANG